The genomic interval TTTGGCCAAGTGAGTCCTTCCAGTATCCAACTGCTTGAACATCTCTCCCAGATCCAGGCAGGCGTGAGGATGTGGCAGGCTCGGAGAAAGTACCAGGAGAGGCTGCGCTACTTCAGACAGAACGTGAGTGATGGGATGGGAAGTAAAACAGCTCCTGGGAGTGTGTCACTGTCTGTGGGGGTTGAGGGGGACGATCCTGAGCATGTGGTTGGACCTCTGCCCCTGAGTGCTTTGTGGCGCAGCTGGAGGGCGAAATTGGTGCATCCTTGCACGGGGACAGATGGGAAGGAAAAGGTGCCTGGTGGGTCTGGAAGCCAAACTATCAGGCTGTAAAGTGTGAGGAGAGAAAAACTACTCCAGTTCCATCAAAAACCCATAAGGACTTCAAGATGCCCATTAGAGGGAAAGGAAATCTGGGGGGAGAGGGGCGTGCTGTCTATGGGAAGCGAAGCTGCGCCTCTGGAGTTGCTGCAGCATGTGAAATACAGCAAGCGGAGGGGAAACAACCACTAAGGAGGGTGAAATCCTGAAATCCCTCCTGGGTGGTGGAGACCCTCATCCCGGGCATCGGCAGATTCCCAGCggtgggagcaggcagctgcGTGCCTGTCCAGCTCTCCACTCCCCGCGTGTTTCAGGGATGCTGTAGGGAAACATCCCCCACTCCCTTGTTTGTCTTGGCAGATcaaatctgtaattaaaatcCAGGCTTTCGTGCGAGCTAACAAGGCCCGTGGGGATTACAGGATGCTGGGTAAGTGCCTGCTCGTCTCTGCTCTGAAGTGGCTATAATTAATTGGGAAGGCGACTCTGCCTCCTCCCTTGTTCGCCCTTGCGCAGTGGAGAGGTGGTGGGAGGCTGGCCACCAGTGTCCCACGGCAGGCACGAGAGTGGCAGAGGCTTGGTGGTCCCTTGGCATCAGCtagagcagccctggggctgctcttgcTACCCCTCTGTTCCCGAAGGCTTCCCGGGGAAGGTGTTGCAGAGCGTGGCACCACCTTGTCCTGTGTCCTGGTGTTGCAAGAAGGCGCTTTTTTGGGGAGGAGGATGGGGTGTCGTGGTGAGATGCTGGAGGTCTGAGGGTCCACAGTGGGAGCAGCTGCTCAGTCTTCCCTGTGGGCGTTCATGGCGGTGCCGTGCCTTGCTGCAGTCCATGCCAGGAGCCCACCACTGAGCATCGTCCGGCGCTTCATCCACTTGCTGGAGCAGAGCCAGCATGACTTCTGGGAGGAGTCGGAGGTGCTgcggctgcaggaggaggtggtgaAGAGGATCCGTGCCAGCCGGCAACTGGAGAGTGACCTGGACCTCATGGATATCAAGATCGGGCTGCTGGTCAAGAACAGGATCACGCTGCAGGTGGGGAGCACGGTGGCAGGGGGAGGCCCTCGGCCACCTCATGCAGCTCTGTCGTGGTGCCCAAGCCAGTGCAGAGCTGGTCCTCCCCTCCTTGGCATCACAGCTTGAACTTCACTCCACTTTGCTTTTAAAGTGGTTGAAGGGGTTGAGGAGCATTGAGGTGCCTCTGACTCGCTTTCCCCAGAAGCTGGGCTGAATGCCAGAGCTTGCTGGCAGTCACCAGTTCTCTCTCCTTGCCCACGTGGCTCCAGGAGGTGGTCTCCCACTGCAAGAAGCTGACCAAGAAGAACAAGGAGCAGCTCTCAGAGATGATGTCCATAGACAAGCAGAAGGGGCTCAAGTCGCTCAGCAGGGAGAAGCGGCAGAAGCTGGAGGCCTACCAGCATCTCTTCTACCTACTGCaggtggggctggtggggctctGCTGTGTCCACCACAGCTGGGGGAGCAGTGTGGGGACCCTGGCCCCCCGCCACCCCATGACACTTGGGGTTAGCTTGGTGTTCCTCATCCCTGCAGACACAGCCTGTGTACTTGGCCAGGCTGATCTTCCAGATGCCCCAGAACAAGTCCACCAAGTTCATGGAGTCGGTGATCTTTACACTTTACAACTATGCATCCAACCCACGGGAGGCTTATCTGCTGCTCCAGCTCTTCAAAGCAGCACTGCAGGAGGAGATCAGGTGGGTGGCTGTGGGTGCCCTGGTTTGGGGACAAATCCGGGAAAAGGCTGAACCAGGGCATCAGCTTGGATGCAGTTATCTcctctggctgctgcctcctgcattGGAGAACAAACACGCTAGTCCATCCCCTTCATCTCATCCATCCCATCTCTCTCCCCAGGTCCAAGGTGGACCACGTCCATGACATCTTGACGGGGAACGCCACGGTGATCCGGCTGGTGGTCAGCTTCTACCGCAATGCCCGTGGGCAGAACGCCCTGCGGCAGATCCTGGGTGGCCCAGTGCAGGAGGTCCTGCAGGACAAGACCCTCAGCATCCGCACTAACCCTGTAGACATCTACAAGGCGTGGATCAACCAGACTGAGTCGCAGAGCGGGCAGAAAAGGTCAGGCCCTGGGCAAGGAGGCTTAGCCCAATTACAGGGTGATGGGCATTGGGATGGTGATGGGGACCTTGACTTCCATCTGCAGCAAGCTCCCGTACGAGGTCAGCCCTGAGCAGGCTCTCAGCCACCCCGAGGTCCAAAGGCGGCTGGATATTTCTATCCGCAACCTCCTCGCCATGACGGACAAGTTCGTTTCTGCCATCACCTCTTCTGTAGACAAGATCCCGTATGTATCTCAGTGGTTTGTATGCACACCCCTGCAGCGCTGTCGGCTTGAAGCCGACAGCTTGTCGGCTTCAGCAAGGCCTTAGAAAGGGAGGTTGGGTGATGGGGGGGCTTCCCGGCCCCTTAGCTGCTGCAGGACTGAGTTACTGCACTGTCAACAAGGGGAAATCCAAATATCAGTGggcactgctgcttctgctcctccAGCAACGCCCCGGTGGGCTGGCTCTTCTTGCCACTCCATTTCTGAGTGCTTTGCTACTGGTGCTGAAGTGTCTGCAAGGAAGAAGCTGAGCTTTGTGATAATCTCGGAGGATGAAGGCTTCCTCCAGGGATGTCTGGGCTTGCAGCAGGGTAGGGGAGGAAGCTGAGGGATGCTGCAGCCGCCAGGCCCTCCTATGGGCTCCTCCATCGCCCCAAGGCTGGGGGCTTGCTGCTTcctgggtgatgggtagtaggGATGAGGCAGGGTGGCCGAGCCTGGTGCTGCCCTGCATGCTGACAgacctctccctgccctctcctcagcTATGGGATGCGCTACGTGGCCAGAATCCTGAGGACATCCTTGGCTGAGAAATTCCCCAAGGCCTCGGAGGAGGAGATCGACAAGGTACCCCAGGGCTGAGGGTGGTCTGTGTGGCTTGGTGGGGTTCAACTGTGTGCATGTGAAGGGCCAGTATCCCTCCACAGAAGGTCAAGTCCTCTTGACTTAAAAACGCCCTCAAGTCAACGTTTTCCTTGAGCCACTGAGGAAATGCCAACGGTGGGCTCTTCTCTGTGCTGTTGTCCCCTGTGCGAGGGTCCCACCGGGCAGTGCAAGGATGAAACAGCCTTCCCTGCTGAGCTACCACCTCCTTGGGCACCAGCCTCTGTGCTCCCCAACACCCAGCCTGTCTGGTGCCCTAGATTGTGGGGAACCTCCTCTACTACCGCTTCATGAACCCGGCAGTGGTGGCCCCTGACGGCTTTGACATCGTGGACATCTCAGCCGGGGTGACCCTGCATCCTGACCACCGCCGCAACCTGGGCTCCATCGCCAAAGTGCTGCAGCATGCGGCTGCCCGCAAGGCCTTCGACGGGGAGAACGTGCATCTCTGTGGGGTGAACCAGTACCTGGAGGACACCCACAACAAATTCAGGTGGGCGCCAGGATGGCATCAGGGTGGGAGGGTGGCTACCAGTCGGTGGCAGGGTTTTTGGGGCTGACTGAagaggtccttctctgcaggaggttcatctctgctgcctgctgtgtcCCTGAGCCAGAAGAGAGGTTTAATGTGGACGAGTACTCAGAGATGGTGGCGATGGCCAAACCGGTCATCTATATCACAGTGGGGGAGCTCATCAACACGCACAAGGTAAGGGCATAAAACTCATCCGCAAAGAAGCAGGCTTCATTTCTTCTGCTCCCACCTCCTGGGCTTTCTGCTGCATTTCGTCACTCTCCTCTGTATCCTAACcaccagcacagctcctcctggccttttcttcctttttaaccaAGCAAATAATCCAGATTCTGTAGGTTCTCCGCTGCTTGTCCTTCCCTGAACCTCATAACTTTGCAGTCCCCTCTCGGGTACAAAGGGCATTGCATCGTTCCCAACCGGCCTTTGCTCCCTGTTTCTTTGCATGCCCCTTTGTCACTGACTCTCCTCCCTTGCACCATCCAGCTCCTGCTAGAGCACCAGAACTCCATCGCGCCACACCACGGAGACCCCCTGCACGAGCTTCTGGAAGATCTTGATGAGCTTCCTACGGTCCAGTCCCTTGTTGGTAGGTAGAGCTTTGGGGCCCACCACCCACCCTGGCAGGAGGAGGATAGAGATGGGGATGCTTTTCTTGCATGAAGCTCTAGCTGGATTGCTTTGGGCATGGAGAATCCAGCCCTCCTGAGCCCCACGTGGCTACTCGGGCTCTCTCTGCCCTCACAGGGGAGAGTGTTCCCAGCCCGGCggacagcagtgctgagcaggtGCTCTCCCAGCTCAGCAAAATGGAGATCTCCCTCACCCTCACTGGCAAGCTGGTGCCGGCGGCCAGCAGCGAGGAGAGCGACACGAGGAGCTTGCTGCTGAGGTGAGGATGGGCTCCGTGGGCTTCGGGGGAGCTTGCTGGGGGTTGGGATGCCAGGTGGGATGCTCGAGGGGGGCAAGAAAGCCTTGGAACGCAACGAAATAACATGCTGCTCTCGTGGAGGAGGGTGATGGTCCGGAGCAGATGCCTGACCCCTCCCTCTGGTCCCTAGCACCAAGCAGATGCTGGTGGATGTGATCCAGTCCCAGCCAGGAGATTCCCTCCCGGAGATCCTGTGGACACTGGCCTCAGAGCACGAGGTGGGATGCGCgaggctgctgctggggatgaGCTAAAAAACTTCTTGGAGAAACGGCAAACAAATCCTCAGCAAAAAAAGCTGCCCTGCTCCTCTAGAAGGTTTGGCCACTGCTCTTAtgctccagcagtggctgggctccatttttcagagaaagcaCGTGTTTTGGGCCAGGAGAGACTatcaaagtgtgtgtgtgtgtgaggtggGGTTTGATTGCTCCATCTCCTCATGTCCCATTCCCGCTGTGCACCAGGCTCACTCCCTTCTCGTCCCTAGGAAGCCTCCCACGACCATCTCATGCGCAGGCGAGCGCTGCGGGACGCCCAGACCCCTGCCAAGCTGAAACGCAACCGCTCCCTGGCTGCCAACAGCCAGCTGTCCATGGAGGAGAAGAAGCGCAAGATCATCCGCAACCTGCGGCGCTTGGAGAGCCTGGGGCTCGTGGACTCTGCCCATCAGTACCAGGAACTCATCGACGAGCTGGCCAAGGTGTGCTGGGGGACACTGAGTCGGGAGGTCACCTCTCTAAACCCGCTTGAGATCCCGCTCTGGTGCTTCGATAAAGCTCAGAACAAGTTATATCGGCTTTCTTGTACGGCTTCGTTTCCTCCAGGACATCCGCAACCAGAGGCGTTACCGGCAGCACCGCAAAGGGGAGCTCCTGAAGCTGAGACAGACCCTGCAGGGCCTCAACGCCAAGACCTTGTTTTATGAGGAGCAAATTGATTATTACAACCAGTACATCAAGACCTGCCTTGACAACCTGGCAGCCAGCAACAAGTACGTTTCCTTACAAAAacctaataattaaaaaaaaaaaaaggggcaattaaaaaaataaatttattttttctataaaatctATCTGGATGTTGGGGTTCCGAGGGGTCGTGTGTGGCTGGAGATCAGCTCTGAGCATGTGGTCCATTCTCTTCAAGGGTCAGCGGGAAAACCAAGAAGCTGCAGTCGCTGCACTACACGGCGGCCCGGCTGTTTGAGAAGGGGGTGCTGCTGGAGATCGAGGACTTGCCACTCAGCCAGTACGTAGCCCCTGGTCCGTGGGATGAGCTATTGCAGCACAAAGCTTGGGCAGGTAGAGGAAAATAGCCCGGGAGGAGGGTGCACGTGGGCCCACCATCGTCCCCCCAAGGATGGTGTGAGTTGTTTCGGGTATTACCAGGAGAACATGGGAAAGCTGGGatttggaaggggggggggattgGGCTGTGGGTCTGGCCTTGTGTGTGCCCGAGGGGGTTGCGCTGGGTGGGTGACCCGCTCCTTGATTGCGTTAAAGCCATGAAGCTCCTCTTGGTAGCGAGCGGCTCCTTCCCTTCAGGTTCAGGAATGTGATTTTCGACATCATCCCTTGCGAGGAATCGGGCAGGTTCCAGGTGAAAGCCAAATTCATGGGGATCGACATGGAGCGGTTCCAGCTGCATTACCAGGTGGGGAGCCTGTCCTGGGGCTGCCGGTGCCCCAGCAGGGCCGGGGCAGCCTGGGAGTGCAGGGGCTGGATGGTGCCCCCACAACCTGGCTGGTTTTGAGGGGAAATCAGAGCCCCAGGGGAGCCCTGCCTGAGCTGGGGACAGCCTCGCTGCGCATCTCCCGATGCAAACCCAGCTCCGTGCtggctcccctctcccctgggggatgctgcagctgggTGCCGAGGGTGGGACAGCCCCCTCCCCTGGCTGGACACATGGGGCTGGCGGTAGTGATGGTCACCTCTCCCACAGGACCTGCTGCAGCTGCAATATGAGGGCGTAGCTGTCATGAAGATGTTTGATAAGGCCAAGGTCAATGTCAACctgctcattttcctcctcaACAAGAAATTCTTCAAGAAGTAACAGGAGTGGGTGGGGAGGGCTGCGGGGGGTGATGCAAACCTGCCAAAGAGAAACCTTGGGGGCAGTGGTCCTGGGCAGCATGTCCCCGTGGCGGGGAAAGCTGCTGCTTGCAATGAAGCTTTCCTGCCCAGATGCAGCGTGCTTGAGCATCCGCAGCCAACGGCGCCTGGCTGGGGAGAGCGGGGGGTCTCAGAGCTCAGTCCCAGCCCTGGGCAACCCAAAATCGGTGTTGGCTGGAGGCTGGCTGGGAGCCCCCCGCCCCTGCGGCTTGCACGGGCATGAGCTGGTACCTGACCCTCCCCGCAGGAAGGATGCGGCTGCCGCAGCTTTTGCGGCACACGTAGCTTTTAAAATCTAGTTTTTGTGGGTATTTTGGCTGTTTAGTTCCTGTGTTGCTAACAGCCAGCTGCTCAAGGACACTGGATTTCTGGACACTACGCATGTTTTTAGTGATgaaataaaggtattttaatatatttttttcttcctcccacctAAAGGTGGGGAAATGTCAGAATTAGACTTTATATGAGGGTAGGGAGAGGGAGAATATAGAGGCAATAACTGCTTGTGAAGACGCCCATGGGCTGTTCTCTAGTAAATCAAGGTGCAATAGGAGAATTTTgggttttaaaaatgaatttcactgcctgctctccagccaggctgggggcAGAAATAGAGGAGGGTGGCCCAGAGCCACTGCTGTTCTGGGCATGCCTTGGGGGACCAGAGCagggacctctcctctcctctggacCATGTGGATGCCTGGCAGCTGGTGTGGAGGCAACCCCAAGCCCCTGTGGCTGCTCTGTCCCCTGTTGATTTGCTGTATTGCTTAATTAGTTTTAAAGTGTGGCATAGTGACCAGGTTTGGCTATGGCtgcttttaaaacactttctCCTCTGTGTaagctccttccccagccccttccaCATGATGGGGAAAGGAGCTGGTAATGGTCCCAAGCCTCTTCCCAGCCCCGTCTCCTTCAGGCACAGGAGCAGCAGGTCTCAAACCTGCTCCGCAAAGGAGCTTTTGGGAGGGACCTGGATGGGAATCTCCACCGCTGCTTTGGTAACTGCCTTAGCACCTTGAGGCAGCTCGACGGTACCCTGATATATTGGCAGCtagggtgtctgtctgtcttgtcttTGGAAAGTGATGTttgtttgtgaggtttttttatgtctttttttttttttctttcccttctgtcaTATAAAAGCTGCAAATAACGCTTACCCCTCCACTGACTGTGTGCTGCATCCCCGCTGTGCTGCCCTTGCTCATTGACTCTAAATAAACATGTATAAGAAAAGACAGAATTGCTCTGGATGATCGTTTCTCCTCAAACCAGCTCTGTGGTTCTCACCTGCCCCTCCTTTCACTTACTGGGTGCTTTCAGGCTTTTGCCATTTCCTACGGCACCCCGTCCCCGAAGCAAGGTGCCCCCTCGGCTTATGGCAATGGGAATCATTGCCATGTTAGCCAGGAACCGGCTCCCTTGAAGCAGCGCTGAGTCAGATGCTGAGGCATTGACTCAGCTCTTGCACGAGGAATTTAGGCCACTTTCAGATACACTTAATTCTTAAATAAATACTATGATTACATCTCATAAAGGCTATGATTATATCTCTAAAGGAATGAATCGGGATCAAGCTGCAGCGCTCTTCCAGTTTTAAAATAGGACTGGGCTGCGGTTAACCTGTTGGGTGCTGCACCGTCAGCAGGGACACgatccctgggagctgctggtgcaTGTTGCCCActaccacatttatttttttcttctggttacCCTATTTTTGTTAACCTTCCTTTGGTAACCTGTCCTTCcatattttcttccttgccttcAGGGGAAGAACCGGTGCTTCTCTGGCTGTGGCTTGGTGTGAATTGTTTGCCACCAGCCACCTCCTACAGCAGCCGTTGGCTTTGCAGGAACAGCATTTGTGACACCCTGAAACCATTTATTCATGATGttttggggatggaggggaagccTGATGTAAAAGGCTCTGCATAATGATAATAATCCCCAGCTCTTCGTTAAGCACATGCCTTACATCAGTCTCAGCACAGGCTGGAGGGGACTCAGTGTTGCTGTGGAAAGGTGATTTTTTTGGCTCCTGGAAAGCTGTGCTGGCTCTTGTCTCCTGCCCACGCGTTTTGAAGAGGAGGTTGGAGGGGGAAATTCAGCCCTGGAAATGCCGAAGGAGGCCTGTCGGCTCGCTCGGGCTGAGCGATTTCCCAAGGCAGCTCCACTAGATGTCATTGCAAGCTGGGGGAAAGCAGCGTGGCCGTGGCTGGTGGGAGCCCAGGCACCGGCCGTGGATGCTGTGTGGTGCCGTGTACTGTGGGTGCTCCGGGCACGCTGTAGCATCGTGGGTACCAGCAGCCTCCCGCTGTGGGGTCCTGGATGTAACCGTGCTGCAAACACACATGGGGTAGCCCTGGCTGGAGGGATGGATCGGTTGCACCGATCCCAGGGCTGTGCAGTCCAAATCTGGGACATCGTTAGTGAGACCGAGGCACATGAGTGAAGGGGACTTGTCCTTGCACTCACGGCCCCTGacctctcctctgccctgtgGGCTTTCCCTAGGGCACTGGGCTTGCTGGGGGATGCGTGGTGCTCGCCCAGGCTGGGACAGCCAACTCAAAAGGGGACAGGGAGGAAAGTCAGGTGCTGCCCCAACTTGTTGCTAAAACCATCCTGAAAGGTGTTATTTGGGGacggggagaaagggagagatttGGGCTCCCCCTGAGACTCATATTTCACCTGGTCCAGCTCCAGCGGGTCCCATGCAGCGCCTTGCA from Aptenodytes patagonicus chromosome 26, bAptPat1.pri.cur, whole genome shotgun sequence carries:
- the IQGAP3 gene encoding ras GTPase-activating-like protein IQGAP3, which produces MEGAGLVRYERLTADEMDEQRRQNVAYQYLCHLEEAKRWMEACLSEELPPSTELEESLRNGVVLAKMGHRFAPTVVPLKKIYDREQTRYKAAGLHFRHTDNINYWRDAMSHLGLPSIFHPETTDIYDKKNMPRVVYCIHALSLYLFKLGLAPQIQDLYGKVDFTEEEINNMKRELEKYGLQLPAFSKIGGILANELSVDEAAVHAAVLAINEAVDRGVAAQTMVALCNPSAMLLDLREVLAGAYQEVLHQAKLEKGSNARNRYLQVIPEGEDIYDRCLTQAEIQGNVNKVNVHGALEEVDDALERQDAPALYRALQDPVLALRCLQRDNLDRYLEQLSMDREQKALELGYMDLLEHEEVEAGILVANKKGEEERAMLQAVSRINAAIRRGMPAETLEAVMDPAAQLPNVYPLAAPLYQRQLALLQRQHPQGELVQEELFVAVEMLSAVALVNRALDARDPDGLWSSLVSSALGLSGVEDANAQRYFEDLLQLKGQSREAGAEFLSWNDIQDSVNNTNSSVQDENDRVLAVRLINEALVQADPEKTLAALLLPAAALPDVALPTARRYHDVLARARRLKAQATEDDGAVLWWEEIQEGVCRANQDTVAARRMALGTAAINQAIKEGKAAQTLRVLRNPDVALCGVVSACAAAYQQQLAALMATKRQAGSAKPCWIQHRLADGAEYYLSLQTFEGSWQHPRDGGLNTMHLSREEIQSVVTRVTAMHDRECLWASNLTFVVRLQARLRGFLVRREFAAQWHILREQRPAAVRIQACWRGYKQRRAYLERLRYLQANTDAAIKIQAGVRMWQARRKYQERLRYFRQNIKSVIKIQAFVRANKARGDYRMLVHARSPPLSIVRRFIHLLEQSQHDFWEESEVLRLQEEVVKRIRASRQLESDLDLMDIKIGLLVKNRITLQEVVSHCKKLTKKNKEQLSEMMSIDKQKGLKSLSREKRQKLEAYQHLFYLLQTQPVYLARLIFQMPQNKSTKFMESVIFTLYNYASNPREAYLLLQLFKAALQEEIRSKVDHVHDILTGNATVIRLVVSFYRNARGQNALRQILGGPVQEVLQDKTLSIRTNPVDIYKAWINQTESQSGQKSKLPYEVSPEQALSHPEVQRRLDISIRNLLAMTDKFVSAITSSVDKIPYGMRYVARILRTSLAEKFPKASEEEIDKIVGNLLYYRFMNPAVVAPDGFDIVDISAGVTLHPDHRRNLGSIAKVLQHAAARKAFDGENVHLCGVNQYLEDTHNKFRRFISAACCVPEPEERFNVDEYSEMVAMAKPVIYITVGELINTHKLLLEHQNSIAPHHGDPLHELLEDLDELPTVQSLVGESVPSPADSSAEQVLSQLSKMEISLTLTGKLVPAASSEESDTRSLLLSTKQMLVDVIQSQPGDSLPEILWTLASEHEEASHDHLMRRRALRDAQTPAKLKRNRSLAANSQLSMEEKKRKIIRNLRRLESLGLVDSAHQYQELIDELAKDIRNQRRYRQHRKGELLKLRQTLQGLNAKTLFYEEQIDYYNQYIKTCLDNLAASNKVSGKTKKLQSLHYTAARLFEKGVLLEIEDLPLSQFRNVIFDIIPCEESGRFQVKAKFMGIDMERFQLHYQDLLQLQYEGVAVMKMFDKAKVNVNLLIFLLNKKFFKK